A single Desulfonatronum sp. SC1 DNA region contains:
- a CDS encoding elongator complex protein 3 → MNRLRLFHPEPARKRLRIIPVFLPYHGCPYRCIYCAQHLQTGMTSGAETAAGEPALKAIHANMVQSLQQLTTTGTKNSGVAFYGGTFTALPMEWQELFLKTAQSHRADGTITHIRCSTRPDCVNAKHLLWLRGIGLDMVELGIQSFEPDVLRQSRRGYDGETAVKACLAVRKSGLELGVQLMPGLPGSTISGWFRDVDQTRALAPETVRIYPCLVLRGTPLSQAHSEGSYRTWSLPITVWAVSRALNSFWRQGIPVIRIGLAPEGALTPAIQAGPWHPALGHMVKSHALRSWLTQAMTALPEVPRQMYIPRRFAAEFWGHGREHARTWRRLGLTPANVGSWERPYFLVTTLACALQK, encoded by the coding sequence ATGAACCGGCTGCGTCTTTTTCACCCGGAACCCGCCAGAAAACGTCTTCGGATCATCCCGGTTTTCCTGCCCTACCACGGGTGCCCGTACCGCTGCATTTACTGTGCTCAGCACCTCCAGACCGGCATGACCAGCGGCGCTGAAACCGCCGCTGGAGAACCGGCGCTGAAAGCAATCCATGCCAATATGGTCCAAAGCCTTCAACAACTGACGACAACCGGCACGAAAAATAGCGGCGTTGCCTTTTACGGAGGGACATTCACGGCCCTGCCCATGGAGTGGCAAGAACTCTTCCTGAAGACCGCGCAGTCGCATCGAGCAGATGGAACCATCACCCATATCCGTTGTTCCACCCGTCCGGACTGCGTCAATGCGAAGCACCTGCTTTGGCTGCGCGGAATCGGCCTGGACATGGTGGAACTGGGGATTCAAAGCTTCGAGCCGGACGTCCTGCGCCAATCCCGACGAGGCTACGACGGAGAAACCGCCGTAAAGGCCTGTCTCGCGGTTCGCAAGTCCGGCCTGGAGCTGGGCGTCCAACTGATGCCCGGCCTGCCGGGTTCGACCATTTCCGGATGGTTTCGGGACGTCGACCAAACCCGCGCTCTGGCCCCAGAAACCGTGCGCATCTACCCCTGCCTCGTGTTACGCGGCACCCCGCTCAGCCAAGCCCACAGCGAGGGCTCCTATCGCACCTGGTCCTTGCCCATAACGGTCTGGGCCGTTAGCCGGGCCCTGAATTCCTTCTGGAGACAGGGCATACCAGTGATCCGAATCGGGCTTGCCCCGGAGGGAGCGCTGACTCCAGCCATCCAGGCCGGCCCCTGGCACCCGGCCTTGGGGCACATGGTCAAATCCCACGCCCTGCGGTCATGGCTCACCCAAGCCATGACCGCACTGCCCGAAGTCCCACGACAAATGTACATTCCGAGACGCTTCGCCGCCGAATTCTGGGGCCACGGACGCGAGCACGCCCGCACATGGCGACGTTTGGGCCTGACCCCGGCCAACGTCGGGAGTTGGGAGCGTCCGTATTTTCTGGTGACGACCCTCGCGTGCGCCCTCCAGAAATGA
- a CDS encoding HIT family protein, with product MSTCIFCEIVRGAIPSATIHTTPNTMAFLDIAPVHPGHALVIPKAHHATLWDLPPDLGDELLEAMQTVAGAIRATMNADGLNVMMNNYRAAGQLVDHAHFHLIPRYEGDGLQLWPQAAYPSQEAMQSVAESIRAALAK from the coding sequence ATGTCCACATGCATCTTTTGCGAGATTGTCCGGGGCGCGATTCCCTCGGCGACGATCCACACCACACCGAACACCATGGCCTTTCTGGATATTGCCCCGGTTCATCCAGGCCACGCTCTGGTCATACCCAAGGCGCACCACGCCACCCTGTGGGATCTGCCTCCGGATTTGGGCGACGAGTTGCTGGAGGCGATGCAGACGGTTGCCGGAGCGATCCGCGCGACTATGAACGCCGACGGTTTGAACGTGATGATGAACAACTACCGGGCCGCCGGACAACTGGTGGATCATGCCCACTTCCATTTGATCCCCCGGTATGAGGGCGACGGTTTGCAGCTTTGGCCGCAAGCGGCGTATCCCAGTCAGGAAGCGATGCAGTCCGTCGCTGAGTCCATTCGGGCTGCGTTGGCCAAGTAG